From the genome of Streptomyces sp. NBC_01116, one region includes:
- a CDS encoding rodlin — protein sequence MFKKIMASAAVAASVVGISAAAAPSAMAIANDGGTTTVNGNGASQAYGNSETHGDWSPQFALIQGSLNKPCIALPAKANLGSLIGVVPISLQDINVLSSPQNQQCTENSTQAKGDEALSHLLNDIPILSGNGAGNS from the coding sequence ATGTTCAAGAAGATCATGGCCTCGGCCGCCGTCGCCGCCTCGGTCGTCGGCATCTCCGCCGCCGCAGCCCCGTCCGCCATGGCCATCGCCAACGACGGCGGCACCACCACGGTCAACGGCAACGGCGCCTCGCAGGCCTACGGCAACTCCGAGACCCACGGCGACTGGAGCCCGCAGTTCGCGCTCATCCAGGGCTCGCTGAACAAGCCCTGCATCGCCCTCCCGGCCAAGGCGAACCTCGGCTCGCTCATCGGCGTCGTGCCGATCTCGCTCCAGGACATCAACGTCCTGTCCTCCCCGCAGAACCAGCAGTGCACCGAGAACTCCACCCAGGCCAAGGGTGACGAGGCTCTGTCGCACCTGCTGAACGACATCCCGATCCTCTCCGGCAACGGCGCCGGCAACAGCTGA
- a CDS encoding rodlin → MKKMMAGAAVAVSLLGLSAVAAPTAMAIGNDGGTTTVNGNGAESEIGNAETEGNWSPQNQLVQGTLNKLCVGLPLKANVGSLIGIVPIAVQDVNVLSNPQNQQCADNSTQAKGDEPLSHILDDIPVLSGNGVGNN, encoded by the coding sequence ATGAAGAAGATGATGGCCGGCGCTGCAGTGGCCGTGTCCCTGCTCGGTCTGTCCGCAGTCGCGGCTCCCACGGCCATGGCGATCGGCAACGACGGTGGCACCACCACGGTCAACGGCAACGGTGCCGAGTCGGAGATCGGCAACGCCGAGACGGAGGGCAACTGGAGCCCGCAGAACCAGCTCGTCCAGGGCACCCTGAACAAGCTCTGCGTCGGCCTGCCCCTCAAGGCCAACGTCGGTTCGCTCATCGGCATCGTGCCGATCGCGGTCCAGGACGTCAACGTCCTGTCCAACCCGCAGAACCAGCAGTGCGCCGACAACTCCACCCAGGCCAAGGGCGACGAGCCGCTGTCGCACATCCTGGACGACATCCCGGTCCTCTCGGGCAACGGCGTCGGCAACAACTGA
- a CDS encoding DUF5949 family protein produces the protein MTTPQASTGTFTQAQLGTQILIGWSGRQPDADQDTAFLLAYSLGDGQDGPEVGREAMRAALERAGLHVGGPIQDAGETPNIQAKLLVQAGRAVLTLPHLTAQYPAPAEWLAAAQGQGQVYGMFATSPWPDAVPGQPVSEDRLRAFATDVEVVRTAAHCLLPVRSLG, from the coding sequence ATGACCACACCCCAGGCCTCCACCGGCACGTTCACCCAGGCCCAGTTGGGCACGCAGATCCTGATCGGCTGGAGCGGCCGGCAGCCCGACGCCGACCAGGACACCGCCTTCCTCCTCGCCTACTCACTGGGCGACGGGCAGGACGGTCCGGAGGTCGGCCGCGAGGCCATGCGCGCGGCCCTGGAGCGCGCGGGCCTCCACGTCGGTGGCCCGATCCAGGACGCGGGCGAGACCCCGAACATCCAGGCGAAGCTCCTCGTCCAGGCGGGGCGGGCCGTTCTGACACTGCCTCACCTCACGGCGCAGTACCCCGCCCCCGCGGAGTGGCTGGCCGCCGCGCAGGGCCAGGGCCAGGTGTACGGGATGTTCGCCACCAGCCCGTGGCCGGACGCCGTTCCCGGGCAGCCGGTCAGCGAGGACCGGCTGCGGGCGTTCGCCACGGACGTGGAAGTCGTCCGCACCGCCGCCCACTGCCTGCTCCCGGTCCGTTCCCTGGGCTGA
- the rsgA gene encoding ribosome small subunit-dependent GTPase A, whose amino-acid sequence MSFSFLTAPSSSHPLTPYGWDEDWAAAFSPYAEQGLVPGRVVRVDRGQCDVVTADGPVRADTAFVVPRDPMRIVCTGDWVALDAEGDPRFVRTLLPRRTAFVRSTSSQRSEGQVLATNIDHIAICVSLAVELDLGRLERFLALALSSSSGAALLGDGRGAGHSPEPVVLLTKADLVPDAATLSHLVRDVEAIAPGVQVLPVSSTTGEGLDVFGAVVSGGTSVLLGISGAGKSTLANTLLGRDVMDVQAARDVDGKGRHTTTTRNLLVLPHGGVLIDTPGLRGVGLYDAGTGVGEVFSEIEELAARCRFHDCAHEAEPGCAVLGALADGVLPERRLDSYRKLLRENQRIVAKTDARVRSEILRDWKRKGAEGRAAMQAKRGRVR is encoded by the coding sequence TTGTCTTTCTCGTTCCTCACCGCTCCTTCCTCCTCGCACCCGCTGACTCCGTACGGCTGGGACGAGGACTGGGCGGCCGCCTTCTCCCCGTACGCCGAGCAGGGGCTCGTGCCGGGACGCGTCGTGCGGGTCGACCGCGGTCAGTGCGACGTGGTCACCGCCGACGGCCCCGTCCGCGCCGACACCGCGTTCGTCGTGCCCCGTGACCCGATGCGGATCGTCTGCACCGGCGACTGGGTGGCGCTCGACGCGGAGGGCGATCCACGCTTCGTCCGTACCCTGCTGCCCCGCCGCACGGCTTTCGTCCGCTCCACCTCCTCCCAGCGGTCCGAGGGGCAGGTGCTCGCCACCAACATCGACCACATCGCCATCTGCGTCTCGCTCGCCGTCGAGCTGGACCTCGGCCGCCTGGAGCGCTTCCTCGCGCTCGCCCTGTCCAGCTCCAGCGGCGCCGCCCTGCTCGGTGACGGCCGGGGCGCGGGCCACAGCCCCGAACCCGTCGTGCTGCTCACCAAGGCGGACCTGGTGCCCGACGCGGCCACCCTGTCCCACCTCGTCAGGGACGTCGAGGCGATCGCCCCCGGTGTCCAGGTGCTGCCCGTCAGCTCCACCACCGGCGAGGGGCTCGACGTCTTCGGCGCCGTCGTCTCCGGAGGTACGAGCGTGCTCCTCGGCATCTCCGGCGCGGGCAAGTCCACCCTGGCCAACACCCTGCTCGGGAGGGACGTCATGGATGTCCAGGCCGCCCGGGACGTCGACGGCAAGGGCCGGCACACCACGACGACCCGCAACCTGCTCGTCCTGCCGCACGGGGGCGTCCTCATCGACACCCCCGGCCTCCGCGGAGTGGGCCTGTACGACGCGGGGACCGGGGTCGGCGAGGTGTTCTCCGAGATCGAGGAGCTGGCCGCCCGGTGCCGGTTCCACGACTGCGCCCACGAGGCCGAACCGGGGTGCGCCGTCCTCGGCGCCCTGGCGGACGGGGTCCTGCCCGAGCGGAGGCTCGACAGCTACCGCAAGCTGCTCCGCGAGAACCAGCGGATCGTCGCCAAGACCGACGCCCGGGTGCGCTCCGAGATCCTGCGGGACTGGAAGCGCAAGGGCGCGGAGGGGCGCGCGGCCATGCAGGCCAAGCGCGGCCGGGTGCGGTAG
- a CDS encoding DNA-3-methyladenine glycosylase 2 family protein produces MDERTRYEAVSSRDARFDGAFFFAVVTTGIYCRPSCPAVTPKRANVRFYPTAAAAQAGGFRACRRCRPDAVPGSADWNVRADVVGRAMRLIGDGVVDRDGVPGLAGRLGYSARQVQRQLNAELGAGPVALARAQRSHTARVLLQTTGLPVTEIAFAAGFASVRQFNDTIRRIYARTPSALRAEAGTGLGGGRREGTRAGVPLRLAHRGPYATAALFDLLAAGAVARAEEVTGPPGRRTYRRTLRLPYGAGLVAVDEAPPGGPWLEARIQLTDLRDLTTAVQRVRRLFDLDADPYAVDEALAADPRLAPLVAARPGLRSPGAADPEEAAVRILVGREAAGELVERYGKALDVPCGGLTHVFPEPDVLAGSAEDPALAALAAALADGGLRLDAGADRDEAERTLLTLPGIGRRTAALIRMRALGDPDVDPYGTPGAERWRPWRSYAVRHLEAAVPS; encoded by the coding sequence ATGGACGAACGGACCAGGTACGAGGCGGTCAGCAGCCGCGACGCGCGGTTCGACGGCGCGTTCTTCTTCGCCGTCGTGACCACCGGCATCTACTGCCGGCCGAGCTGCCCCGCCGTCACGCCCAAACGCGCCAACGTGCGCTTCTACCCGACCGCGGCGGCGGCCCAGGCCGGCGGCTTCCGGGCCTGCCGCCGCTGCCGGCCGGACGCCGTCCCCGGCTCCGCCGACTGGAACGTCCGCGCGGACGTCGTCGGCCGGGCCATGCGCCTGATCGGCGACGGCGTCGTGGACCGCGACGGCGTCCCCGGGCTCGCCGGGCGGCTCGGCTACAGCGCCCGGCAGGTCCAGCGCCAGCTCAACGCCGAGCTGGGGGCGGGACCCGTCGCGCTCGCCCGCGCCCAGCGCTCCCACACCGCCCGGGTGCTCCTCCAGACCACCGGGCTGCCGGTCACCGAGATCGCCTTCGCCGCGGGGTTCGCCAGCGTCCGGCAGTTCAACGACACCATCCGGCGGATCTACGCCCGCACGCCCAGCGCCCTGCGCGCCGAGGCCGGCACGGGGCTCGGCGGCGGACGCCGCGAGGGAACCCGGGCCGGGGTCCCGCTGCGGCTCGCCCACCGTGGCCCGTACGCCACCGCCGCCCTGTTCGACCTGCTGGCCGCGGGAGCGGTCGCCCGGGCCGAGGAGGTGACGGGCCCGCCCGGCCGCCGCACCTACCGGCGCACGCTGCGGCTGCCGTACGGGGCCGGGCTCGTCGCCGTCGACGAGGCCCCGCCCGGCGGCCCCTGGCTGGAGGCCCGGATCCAGCTCACCGACCTCCGCGACCTGACCACCGCCGTCCAGCGGGTGCGCCGCCTGTTCGACCTGGACGCCGACCCGTACGCCGTGGACGAGGCGCTGGCCGCCGACCCCCGGCTCGCCCCACTGGTCGCCGCCCGCCCCGGGCTGCGGTCGCCGGGCGCGGCCGACCCGGAGGAGGCGGCGGTGCGGATCCTGGTGGGGCGCGAGGCCGCCGGGGAGCTGGTCGAGCGGTACGGCAAGGCGCTGGACGTGCCGTGCGGCGGGCTCACCCATGTCTTCCCGGAGCCGGACGTGCTCGCCGGCTCCGCCGAGGACCCGGCGCTCGCGGCCCTGGCCGCCGCGCTCGCCGACGGCGGGCTGCGGCTGGACGCCGGGGCCGACCGCGACGAGGCGGAACGGACGCTGCTGACGCTGCCCGGGATCGGCCGGCGCACCGCCGCGCTGATCCGGATGCGGGCGCTCGGCGACCCCGACGTGGACCCGTACGGAACGCCGGGCGCGGAGCGGTGGCGGCCCTGGCGCTCGTACGCCGTGCGTCATCTGGAGGCGGCGGTCCCGAGCTGA
- a CDS encoding DUF456 domain-containing protein produces the protein MSVWQLVAVGLVMLLGLVGVLLPGVPGQAIVWAAVLWWALTDMAPAAWGVLIGATALMLLNQALKPLLPARRPGESGAPRRTLMIGGVAGIVGFFVVPVVGGILGYVGAIFGAERLRLGSRGAGWASVRSVMRATGYAVLVELFCCLLVAGAWLGAVLWG, from the coding sequence ATGAGTGTGTGGCAGCTCGTCGCCGTGGGCCTGGTCATGCTGCTGGGCCTGGTCGGAGTGCTGCTGCCGGGGGTGCCGGGTCAGGCGATCGTCTGGGCGGCGGTGCTGTGGTGGGCGCTGACGGACATGGCGCCGGCCGCCTGGGGCGTCCTGATCGGCGCGACGGCGCTGATGCTGCTGAACCAGGCCCTCAAACCGCTGCTGCCGGCACGCCGCCCCGGCGAGTCCGGGGCGCCTCGCCGGACTCTGATGATCGGCGGGGTCGCGGGGATCGTGGGCTTCTTCGTCGTCCCCGTGGTCGGCGGAATCCTCGGGTACGTGGGAGCCATCTTCGGCGCGGAGCGGCTGCGGCTGGGGAGCCGGGGCGCGGGCTGGGCGTCGGTGCGCTCGGTGATGCGGGCGACGGGCTACGCGGTCCTGGTGGAGCTGTTCTGCTGCCTGCTGGTGGCGGGCGCCTGGCTGGGCGCGGTGCTCTGGGGCTGA
- a CDS encoding helix-turn-helix domain-containing protein, with product MLGAIGLDERQETAYRALVAAGAAELADLAHRLALPEADTERVLRRLEQQGLAAQSSARPGRWVAAPPGVALGALLIQQRHELEQAELASALLAEEYRAEASEPAVHDLVEVVTGASAVAQRFHQLQLGAVSEVCALVTGKPIAVTGMENESEERATSRGVSYRVVVEREVLSTPFGILELSAALSRDEQCRVVDRVPTKLVVADGSLAMVPLTGRGAEPAALVVHASGLLESLMGLFEAVWRDAMPLRLGEGGGVREDGVGPDPTDLEILSLLLAGLTDASVAKQLDLGLRTVQRRVKGLMELTGVSTRLQLGWHAYERGWVSRTESA from the coding sequence ATGCTGGGGGCCATAGGTCTCGACGAGAGACAGGAAACCGCGTACCGCGCGCTCGTCGCGGCGGGAGCCGCGGAGCTCGCCGATCTCGCGCACCGGCTGGCGCTTCCCGAGGCGGACACCGAGCGTGTGCTGCGGCGCCTGGAGCAGCAGGGCCTGGCGGCGCAGTCCTCGGCCCGGCCGGGCCGCTGGGTGGCGGCGCCGCCCGGCGTGGCGCTCGGCGCGCTGCTGATCCAGCAGCGGCACGAGCTGGAGCAGGCGGAGCTGGCGTCCGCACTGCTCGCCGAGGAGTACCGGGCCGAGGCGAGCGAACCGGCGGTGCACGACCTGGTGGAGGTGGTGACGGGGGCGAGCGCCGTCGCCCAGCGCTTCCACCAGTTGCAGCTGGGAGCGGTGTCGGAGGTGTGTGCCCTGGTGACGGGCAAGCCGATCGCGGTGACCGGGATGGAGAACGAGTCCGAGGAGCGGGCGACCTCGCGCGGGGTGAGCTACCGGGTGGTGGTCGAGCGCGAGGTGCTGTCGACGCCCTTCGGGATCCTGGAGCTGTCGGCGGCGCTGAGCCGGGACGAGCAGTGCCGGGTGGTGGACCGGGTGCCGACGAAGCTGGTGGTGGCCGACGGGAGCCTCGCGATGGTCCCGCTGACCGGGCGGGGCGCCGAGCCGGCCGCTCTGGTCGTGCACGCCAGCGGTCTGCTGGAGTCGCTGATGGGCCTGTTCGAGGCGGTGTGGCGGGATGCGATGCCGCTGCGGCTGGGCGAGGGCGGCGGGGTGCGCGAGGACGGGGTCGGGCCCGATCCGACGGACCTGGAGATCCTGTCACTGCTGCTGGCGGGGCTGACGGACGCCAGTGTGGCCAAGCAGCTGGATCTGGGGCTGCGGACCGTGCAGCGCCGCGTCAAGGGCCTGATGGAGCTGACCGGGGTCTCGACGCGGCTCCAGCTGGGCTGGCATGCGTACGAGCGTGGCTGGGTGTCCCGTACCGAATCGGCCTGA